A region of Candidatus Wallbacteria bacterium DNA encodes the following proteins:
- a CDS encoding Trm112 family protein — protein MLDELLEILACPVCKKEIIYDAENNFIICELCRKKYPVKNEIPIMLADEAMDF, from the coding sequence ATGCTGGATGAACTTCTGGAAATTTTGGCCTGCCCAGTGTGCAAGAAGGAAATCATTTACGACGCAGAAAATAATTTTATAATTTGCGAACTGTGCCGCAAAAAATACCCGGTAAAAAATGAGATCCCCATCATGCTGGCTGATGAA